From Rana temporaria chromosome 7, aRanTem1.1, whole genome shotgun sequence, the proteins below share one genomic window:
- the MBD4 gene encoding methyl-CpG-binding domain protein 4, producing the protein MATGSILDSIKAEPLDISQPLYEDEESQKDDPSEDGTSRVPETLPEGWRKIVTQRKTGKTAGRHDVYFISPAGTKLRSKTALEKYLNTNHPEIKLEDFDFSVPSQQQRHRKRIVTKFINTDNGNRSATLSGAQEEHKDCAEDRAVGRPEDRAVGLPEDRAVGLLEDRAVGLLEDRAVGLLEDRAVGLLEDRAVGLLEDRAVGLPEDRAVGLPEDRAVGLLEDRAVGLLEDRAVGLLEDRAVGLLEDRAVGLLEDRAVGLPEDRAVGLLEDRAVGLLEDRAVGRPEDTQNTEEDPFIEDENDRTPTMKCVGRKRVRSHRKGSEKALRTVARIKRPRKYSSTKPEMAIKTRKHKRKNTVLKKPKKEESSETDTFSECKLQNSHRQIDCIKVEDPTDLCDPMPVTEDAEDRTSTLPPEQQTEAEINQMASNTSNDNLLTSSGKSKDSITRSQVEKRKTSHYFSKKATRDAPEPPRRKAFSKWTPPRSPFNLVQETLFHDPWKLLIATIFLNKTSGKMAIPVLWSFLEKYPGAEVARAADWKDMADMLQPLGLYELRAKTIVRFSEEYLAKKWRYPIELHGIGKYGNDSYRIFCVNEWKEVQPEDHKLNNYHDWLWENKDRLGLE; encoded by the exons TATAAAGGCGGAGCCTCTGGACATCTCACAACCATTGTATGAGGATGAAGAATCACAGAAGGACGATCCCTCAGAAGATGGAACTTCCCGCGTCCCCGAAACACTTCCTGAGGGCTGGAGAAAGATCGTTACACAGAGAAAAACGGGGAAAACGGCGGGGAGGCACGACGTGTATTTTATAAG CCCTGCAGGAACCAAGCTGCGATCAAAAACTGCTCTAGAAAAATATCTGAACACCAACCACCCTGAGATAAAACTGGAAGATTTTGACTTCTCGGTTCCTTCTCAacaacaaaggcacaggaaaaggATTGTCACAAAATTCATTAATACGGATAATGGAAACAGATCAGCCACCCTGAGCGGTGCGCAGGAAGAACATAAAGATTGTGCTGAAGACCGTGCGGTTGGCCGTCCCGAAGACCGTGCGGTTGGCCTTCCCGAAGACCGTGCGGTTGGCCTTCTTGAAGACCGTGCAGTTGGCCTTCTTGAAGACCGTGCGGTTGGCCTTCTTGAAGACCGTGCGGTTGGCCTTCTTGAAGACCGTGCGGTTGGCCTTCTTGAAGATCGTGCGGTTGGCCTTCCCGAAGATCGTGCGGTTGGCCTTCCCGAAGACCGTGCGGTTGGCCTTCTTGAAGACCGTGCGGTTGGCCTTCTTGAAGACCGTGCGGTTGGCCTTCTTGAAGACCGTGCGGTTGGCCTTCTTGAAGATCGTGCGGTTGGCCTTCTTGAAGATCGTGCGGTTGGCCTTCCCGAAGACCGTGCGGTTGGCCTTCTTGAAGACCGTGCGGTTGGCCTTCTTGAAGACCGTGCGGTTGGCCGCCCTGAAGATACACAAAACACAGAAGAAGATCCATTTATTGAGGATGAGAATGACAGAACGCCGACAATGAAATGTGTTGGCCGTAAGAGAGTCAGGAGCCACAGAAAAGGATCAGAAAAAGCCTTGAGGACTGTCGCCAGAATAAAACGTCCAAGAAAATATTCTTCCACTAAACCAGAGATGGCAATAAAAACGAGGAAACACAAGAGAAAGAACACGGTTTTGAAAAAGCCCAAGAAAGAAGAATCGAGTGAAACGGACACATTTAGTGAATGTAAATTACAGAACTCACACCGGCAGATTGACTGTATTAAGGTCGAAGATCCCACAGACCTCTGTGACCCAATGCCAGTCACAGAAGACGCAGAAGATCGGACATCCACACTGCCACCGGAGCAGCAGACTGAAGCCGAGATTAATCAGATGGCCAGCAATACAAGCAATGACAACTTACTAACGTCTTCTGGGAAGTCGAAGG ATTCTATCACAAGATCGCAGGTGGAAAAAAGAAAGACCAGCCACTACTTCTCCAAGAAAGCCACGAGAGATG CGCCGGAACCCCCAAGGCGAAAAGCTTTCTCAAAATGGACCCCTCCTCGCTCGCCCTTTAATTTAGTTCAAGAGACTCTTTTCCACGACCCATGGAAGCTTCTCATTGCCACTATCTTCCTGAATAAGACCTCCG GGAAGATGGCGATCCCGGTCCTGTGGAGCTTCCTGGAGAAGTACCCCGGTGCGGAGGTCGCCCGGGCGGCGGACTGGAAGGACATGGCGGACATGCTGCAGCCCCTCGGACTCTATGAACTACGAGCAAAAACCATTGTGAGGTTCTCGG AAGAGTATCTCGCAAAAAAGTGGCGTTATCCGATTGAACTCCACGGAATTGGAAAATATGGAAATGATTCGTATCGGATCTTCTGTGTCAATGAGTGGAAAGAG gttcagcCGGAGGACCACAAGCTGAATAATTACCACGACTGGCTCTGGGAGAACAAGGACAGACTTGGATTGGAATAA